The following proteins come from a genomic window of Crassostrea angulata isolate pt1a10 chromosome 1, ASM2561291v2, whole genome shotgun sequence:
- the LOC128179401 gene encoding PDZ and LIM domain protein 1-like, which produces MATMNIQLNKQNVGEPWGFRLQGGQDFRQQLMIKKVQANSPCAGRLSPGDAVVGINNYNARELTHAQAQNLIRQSGNNLQLTVLRNQGSGLDRIESLKPKGPVKFSPWRQQ; this is translated from the exons ATGGCTACGATGAACATTCAGCTGAACAAACAAAATGTTGGGGAGCCGTGGGGATTCAGGCTTCAGGGGGGTCAGGACTTCCGCCAGCAGCTCATGATAAAAAAG GTACAAGCTAACAGTCCATGCGCTGGTCGTCTATCGCCAGGTGACGCTGTTGTAGGAATTAACAACTACAATGCCAGGGAATTGACGCATGCGCAGGCACAGAACTTAATCCGACAAAGCGGAAATAACCTTCAATTAACGGTTCTCAG AAACCAAGGAAGTGGACTTGACAGAATTGAGTCGCTCAAACCAAAAGGACCTGTGAAATTTTCTCCGTGGAGGCAACAGTAG